A DNA window from uncultured Methanoregula sp. contains the following coding sequences:
- a CDS encoding SIS domain-containing protein: MPEIPGESDIPTFMEQMAESIRKTAILLDRSETRAFFREILAAKRIYIAGAGRSGIISRAFALRLLHLGFDVYVVGETITPALRPGDTLVVFSGSGETHTMATFCTTVRDLGGRICLVTASPDSAMGRMADCVVNLGDLTGYYRKETATFEERQVTGQYRSVASAFAPLGTLFETDALVFSDAVISALMMAKKEDAGELKGRLLNVG; encoded by the coding sequence ATGCCAGAGATCCCCGGCGAGTCCGATATCCCGACATTCATGGAACAGATGGCAGAGTCCATCCGGAAAACTGCAATTCTTCTGGACCGCAGCGAGACCCGGGCATTCTTCCGGGAGATCCTTGCGGCAAAGCGGATCTATATCGCCGGGGCAGGCCGGTCCGGGATCATCTCCCGGGCCTTCGCCCTCAGGCTCCTTCACCTGGGATTCGACGTTTATGTCGTAGGGGAGACCATAACCCCGGCCCTCCGGCCGGGCGACACGCTGGTGGTCTTCTCGGGATCGGGCGAGACCCATACCATGGCAACGTTCTGCACAACGGTCAGGGATCTCGGGGGGCGGATCTGCCTGGTGACTGCCTCCCCGGACTCAGCGATGGGCAGGATGGCAGACTGCGTTGTCAACCTCGGCGATCTCACCGGATATTACCGGAAAGAGACGGCCACGTTCGAGGAGCGGCAGGTGACCGGGCAGTACCGCTCGGTGGCATCCGCGTTCGCCCCGCTGGGCACGCTCTTCGAGACCGATGCCCTGGTCTTCTCCGATGCGGTCATCTCAGCCCTGATGATGGCTAAGAAAGAAGATGCCGGGGAACTCAAAGGCCGGCTCCTGAACGTCGGATGA
- a CDS encoding proteasome assembly chaperone family protein, translating into MIEEITVTYLDSFKDKTLTDPILIEGLPGIGQVGKLVAEYMIHVLEAEKIGELHSIYLPPQVILDENGLVRLARNELFLYQGEGKDLVFLVGDHQSTSNEGHYILADAYCEIAEELKVKRIYTLGGFGVGHLVNEPRVLGAMNQSELRPELEAAGVRFDREEPGGGIIGAAGLMLGLSARRGIDAVCLMGETSGYLVDPMAAASVLAILSKLIGVPVDPTRLNERASEMEKVIEGLVEGEKLKDEELTYIG; encoded by the coding sequence ATGATTGAGGAGATCACCGTCACGTACCTTGACAGTTTCAAGGACAAGACACTGACAGATCCCATCCTCATTGAAGGCCTTCCCGGTATCGGGCAGGTGGGAAAACTTGTGGCCGAGTACATGATCCATGTGCTCGAAGCGGAGAAGATTGGCGAGCTCCACTCGATCTATCTTCCCCCCCAGGTCATCCTGGACGAGAACGGCCTCGTGCGGCTGGCAAGAAACGAACTTTTCCTGTACCAGGGAGAGGGAAAAGATCTCGTCTTCCTGGTCGGCGACCACCAGAGTACCTCGAACGAGGGACATTACATTCTAGCGGATGCCTACTGCGAGATTGCCGAAGAACTGAAAGTGAAACGCATCTACACGCTTGGCGGGTTCGGCGTCGGCCACTTGGTGAACGAACCCCGGGTGCTGGGTGCGATGAATCAGAGCGAGCTCCGGCCCGAACTGGAAGCTGCCGGTGTCCGGTTCGACCGAGAAGAACCCGGTGGCGGGATCATCGGGGCTGCCGGGCTCATGCTCGGTCTTTCGGCCAGGCGCGGGATCGATGCGGTCTGTCTTATGGGCGAGACGAGCGGGTATCTCGTGGACCCGATGGCTGCAGCTTCCGTTCTTGCGATCCTCTCGAAACTGATCGGCGTTCCGGTCGACCCGACAAGGCTCAACGAGCGGGCATCCGAGATGGAGAAGGTCATCGAGGGTCTGGTCGAGGGCGAGAAACTCAAAGATGAAGAACTGACCTATATCGGCTGA
- a CDS encoding RNA-protein complex protein Nop10: MSGRIRHCTADNTYTLSFTCPVCGRPTSVAHPARFSPEDKYGKYRRMVKHD; the protein is encoded by the coding sequence ATGAGCGGGCGAATCCGGCACTGTACGGCAGATAATACCTATACTCTTTCTTTCACCTGCCCGGTCTGCGGCAGGCCGACATCTGTTGCCCACCCGGCACGGTTCTCTCCTGAAGACAAATACGGGAAATACCGGAGGATGGTAAAGCATGATTGA
- a CDS encoding translation initiation factor IF-2 subunit alpha, translated as MQDREWPQEAELVVCTVENVKDFVAFVSLDEYGGRQGLIPISEIATGWIKYIRDHIREGQKIVCKVLNVDRSRGHIDLSLKDVNEHQRREKIREWKNESKAQKWLGFVAEQTGESAAEIEDVIFKKYGAFYPVFEDIVVEPETTLKKLGFSKKISEILQKVAQESVKVPQVEVTGHLHLTCTEPDGITVIKNALKKAGADQKTGGVGVELLYLGAPTYRIKVIAPDYKKAEKAIEKAANAAIAVVEKAGGEGKLVKKPKSGKSQ; from the coding sequence ATGCAGGACAGAGAGTGGCCACAGGAAGCAGAACTGGTTGTCTGCACAGTCGAGAACGTCAAGGATTTCGTAGCGTTCGTCTCACTCGATGAGTACGGTGGCCGCCAGGGGCTCATCCCCATCTCTGAAATTGCAACGGGCTGGATCAAGTATATCCGTGACCACATCCGGGAGGGCCAGAAGATCGTCTGCAAGGTCCTCAATGTCGACCGGAGCCGTGGCCACATCGACCTTTCCTTAAAGGACGTCAACGAGCACCAGCGCCGCGAGAAGATCCGCGAGTGGAAGAACGAATCCAAGGCCCAGAAATGGCTAGGGTTCGTTGCAGAACAGACCGGGGAATCCGCTGCGGAGATCGAGGACGTTATTTTCAAGAAGTACGGGGCGTTTTACCCGGTCTTCGAGGATATCGTTGTCGAGCCCGAGACCACACTCAAGAAACTCGGGTTCTCCAAGAAGATCTCCGAGATTCTCCAGAAAGTTGCGCAGGAGAGCGTGAAAGTGCCCCAGGTGGAAGTGACCGGGCACCTGCACCTGACCTGTACTGAGCCGGACGGGATCACCGTCATCAAGAACGCCCTCAAGAAGGCGGGTGCCGATCAGAAGACCGGGGGAGTTGGGGTTGAGCTTCTTTACCTTGGTGCGCCGACATACCGCATCAAGGTCATCGCCCCTGATTACAAGAAAGCCGAGAAGGCTATCGAGAAGGCAGCCAATGCCGCAATCGCCGTTGTCGAGAAGGCCGGCGGTGAAGGCAAGCTTGTCAAGAAGCCGAAGTCCGGGAAGAGCCAATGA
- a CDS encoding 30S ribosomal protein S27e: MVSQIRENRSKFYKVKCPDCENEQTVFEKASTVVKCVVCGHDLATPTGGKANFKAEIVSELK, from the coding sequence ATGGTAAGCCAGATTCGGGAAAACCGGAGCAAATTCTACAAGGTAAAGTGCCCTGACTGTGAGAACGAACAGACCGTCTTTGAGAAAGCAAGCACGGTCGTCAAGTGCGTTGTCTGCGGGCACGACCTTGCAACCCCCACCGGCGGCAAGGCCAACTTCAAGGCTGAGATCGTCTCAGAGCTCAAGTGA
- a CDS encoding 50S ribosomal protein L44e codes for MKMPAKFTTYCPFCRNHQVHEVEKVKKGKTTGLHWIDRQKARRGRVGNMGKFSKVPGGDKPTKKINVRYRCVTCGKAHLRKGYRVAKFELTES; via the coding sequence AATTCACAACCTATTGTCCTTTCTGCCGGAACCACCAGGTACACGAGGTCGAGAAGGTAAAGAAAGGCAAAACCACGGGCCTCCACTGGATTGACCGCCAGAAGGCACGCAGGGGCAGAGTAGGCAACATGGGTAAGTTCTCCAAGGTGCCCGGCGGCGATAAGCCGACGAAGAAGATCAATGTCCGGTACCGCTGTGTCACCTGCGGAAAGGCGCACCTGCGCAAGGGTTACCGTGTCGCAAAATTCGAGTTGACGGAGTCATAA